The DNA segment ACGCTGGCCATCGACTTCTCTTGGGAGATCAAGAACGACAGCGACCACCATCCGTTTTACATGCGGGGCATTCCGATCCTCATGTTGCACACCGGCCTGCACGGCGACTACCACCGCCCCAGCGATGACGTCGAGAAACTGAACATCGATGGCATGCACCGGATCGCGCGGCTGTTGTACGGCATCGTGACGTCGGCTGCCGATCAGGCGCAGCTGCCTTCATTTCGCCAGGCGGTCCGTAGCGAATCGAGCTACGGAAAGTCATCGAGCGAGCGTATCGAACCGCCGCCGCCCGGCCGGCTGGGTTTGCAATGGGATCGCCACGATGCGTCGGCGCCGGGGTTGAAAGTCGTGGGCGTGACCCCGGGCGCGCCCGCCGCGCAAGCGGGGCTCAAGGTGGGCGATCGCCTGCTCGCGTTCAACGGCGTGGAACTTGCGCCGGGTACGGATCTGGCCGGGCTGGTCGTGGCGGCGCAGAATCCGGTGAAAATCGCGGCGACCCGAGCGGGCGCCGAGCAACCGCTGGAGCTGACCGTGCAACTACGCGGCAACCCGTCGAAACTGGGCATTCAGTGGCGCGAGGATGATGCCGAGGCAGGTTCGGTGAAAGTCGTGGCGGTCGTTCCCAGCTCGCCCGCGGCGAAAGCGGGCATCAGACCACTGGACCGTATCTACGCCGTCAACGATCAGGAATTCGCCAGCGGCAGCGCCATGCGGCAATTACTCGACGGTGTCACGGCGCCCTATCAATTGTTGGTGGAGCGCGGCGGACGCGTTCACCAGGCAACGATTGAACCAGTACAGCCGGTCGTGGCACGGTAGCAGTCGTGCGACGCGATTCCGGCTCGGCCTGGTCAGGAGAGCGCGGAGGGCATCACGAAGGGAGCGCGACGTCGAAGCCGTGTTGCTTGCGGTGAACCGGGCCGTCGAACGCCTTGGATGACTTGAAGAGCTCGTAGCGGCCGTCGCCGGCGAGCTTGATTGTCCGCTGCTCGATCGCCTCGCGCTCGGCAACGGAAAGCGGCTGGAACTCGCGGACGATCTTCAGGTTCTGGTCCAGTACGGCCTCGGAATCGATGCCGCTGACCAGCGTCGTGATGGGAAGCGATAGCACGTAACGCAGCGCGTCGCCGACCGGCACGCCCGCTTTCGTGACGATGCTCCCGTTTCCGCCCAGGCTTTTCATGCCGAGCGACGCGATACCGCGCTCGTTCAACACAGGCAATACCTGCTTTTGGAAGCTGCGGTAATGAACGTCCATCACGTTCAGCGGCATTTGCACGGCGCTCCACTCGTACGGCTTGGCCAGCATCTTCAGATGGATTGACGGATCCTTATGGCCCGTGAAACCCAGATAGCGGACCTTGCCTTCCTTGACGGCCTTTAAACCAGCCTGAATGGCGCCGTCGTCGGCAAAAACCCAGTCGGGGTCATTGTCGTAGACGATCTCGTGAAACTGCCAAAGGTCGATGTGGTCGGTCTGCAAGCGACGCAAGCTGTCTTCGAGGTTCGACTGCGCCTCCTTGGCGGTGCGGCCGCAGACCTTGGTCATCAAGAACGTCTTCTTGCGGATGTTTCCCTGGGCCAGCGCCTTGCCCATCCGCTCCTCCGCGCCGCCATCGTGATAGTCCCAGGCATTGTCGAGGAACGTGATTCCTTCGTCGACGGCGCGCTGGATCAGTCTCAGGCTCTGCTTCTCATCCATCTTCTTCAAGTTCGTGCAGGCGTGGCCGCCGAGGCAAATAGCGCTGACCATCTCGCCGGTGCGCCCGAAGGGCCGCAACGGAATGCCACCACTGTTCCTTTGCTGATTTTGCTGACTGGCGTGCAGTGAATCGGCCAAGGCGGCGGCTGCGACACTGGCGGCGCCCACTTGCAGGAATTCGCGGCGACCTGGTTCTGTCATCGTGTTCACCATCGAGTAAAACGTTTGTCGATCTACATACAAGTAACCGATCCGATCGGTAGGTTCAATTCGAGGGCCAGCGAGCTGGCGCACGATGCCTTCACTCAACGAGCCTCGTCAGCATGGTTTTGGTGATCGACTGCCGGACCTTGGGCATTTCTTCCCAAGGGTCACGTTTGAGCTTCGCCAGTCGCGCTCGCGCGTTTTCGATCGTGAATTGATCCGAGCGCAGCTGCGGCGAAAGCTCGTCCCAAGCGATAGGCATGCTCACCGGTGCGCCTGGTCGGGCGCGCGTCGAATATGCGGCCACCGCCGTGGCCCCCCGGCCATTGCGCAAGTAATCGATGAAGACCTTGCCGCGGCGCGCCGATTTGCTCATCGTGGCGATGAAGCGATCGGGCGCCGCGCGAACGATGAAATCGGCGACTGCCTTCGAAAAAGCCTTAGCATCATCCCAGTCGGTGCGCGCCGCGATCGGCACGACGATGTGCAGCCCCTTTCCGCCGGTGGTTTTCAGAAACGTTTGCAACCCCAGCTCCTCCAGCACCAGCCGCACGGCGCGTGCGGCGTCGATCACGTCGGGCCACTCGACCTTGGGATCCGGATCCAGGTCGAATATCAGGCGGTCGGGGCGTTCGAGCTTCTTTGCGGTCGAGCCCCAGATGTGCGTCTCCAGCACATTCAGCTGCACTAGCTCAATCAGTCCGGCGGTGTCTTTGATGACCAAGTTGTATTCGGGCCGCGATGACTCCGACACGTCGACTTGCGGCAAGTGCTTCGGCGCGCCGGTCCCAGGATGCTTCTGAAAGAAACAAGGCTTTTCGCAACCGGCCGGGCAACGCAACAGCGCCAGCGGTCGGCCAAAGACGTGCGGCAACATCCAATCGGCAATCTGCTCGTAGTAATCGGCCAGATCGCGCTTCGTGTAGCTTTGCTCGGGATAGAAGACTTTGTCGGGATGCGAAAGCTTGACGCCGGCGACAACGTCGCCCGTGGTCGTGGCGTCCTCCGATTTTCGCAAACGCGAGTTGGACCTTCTCGGGATTTGCGCCCGAGCGGTCGTTGCTGTGGGCCGTTGGACCGACGTATTGCGCCTCTCGACGGCCGACTTCTTGGTGCTGCGCTTCTCGCCGCCAGGACCCCACACGCGATCGGCATCGCTGGCGATTTCCTCCAGCGTTCGATTCGTTTTCACACTGAGGGGTTCCCGATCGGTGATCGGGGTTTTTCCGCCGGCGAATTTGTCGCGCTCCTTGAACAAGAACCACGTTCGCTCATCGGCTCCGGACGGGCGGCCGCCGCGCCGCACCAGCATCCAGGCCCCCTGCAGCTTTTCGCCGTGCAAGATGAACTTCAGCCGCCCTTCGCGATACGCTTTGCGGGCGTCGTCCTCCACCGGCTCCCATGTGCCGCGGTCCCAAAGCATGACGGTGCCGCCGCCGTATTCGCCCTCGGGGATGATCCCCTCGAAATTGCCGTATTCGAGCGGATGATCTTCGACGTGCATGGCCAGGCGCTTTACCGCCGGGTCCGTATCCGGACCCTTGGGCACGGCCCAGCTCTTCAGAACGCCATCGAGTTCCAACCGAAAGTCGTAGTGCAGATGCGAAGCGTCGTGCTTCTGCACGACAAAGATCGGCGCCTTGTGCTTGGCGCCCCGCCCACCGCGCGGTTCGGCGGTTCGCGAAAAATCTCGCTTGCGGCGGTACTCGCGAAGACCCATGCGTCTTGTCGTGGTTAGAGAGCTTCATCTGCCACGCGACGATTCTCTTGAAATGTACTGCGCGGCCTGTCCCATGGAAACGAGCTCCCGCTCGGCTGCTGATCGACGCGGATGGAATGCGATCAGGCGCTAACGCTGCTGCCGGTAGCGCCGCCGGGAACTATTTCTT comes from the Pirellulales bacterium genome and includes:
- a CDS encoding M20/M25/M40 family metallo-hydrolase, with amino-acid sequence MALVVCSAGLASLPFPLLSRSNVSAAELVRTPNQRTATLTAWPGEMNIDAAAETITANELKQYVSALADDTFEGRATGSRGGRAAAGYLQGKLKAFGLAPAGERGTYFQTFDSNSRNILAKVAGSDPALAKEVVLVSAHYDHVGYGNARNSYGPTGYIHNGADDNASGSATLLEVAEACAKLDPKPKRTIVFALWDAEETGLNGSKFWLSRPTVPLADVKLMINMDMVGRLRSNNLTVYGTRTARGLRKLTSMPNRDETLAIDFSWEIKNDSDHHPFYMRGIPILMLHTGLHGDYHRPSDDVEKLNIDGMHRIARLLYGIVTSAADQAQLPSFRQAVRSESSYGKSSSERIEPPPPGRLGLQWDRHDASAPGLKVVGVTPGAPAAQAGLKVGDRLLAFNGVELAPGTDLAGLVVAAQNPVKIAATRAGAEQPLELTVQLRGNPSKLGIQWREDDAEAGSVKVVAVVPSSPAAKAGIRPLDRIYAVNDQEFASGSAMRQLLDGVTAPYQLLVERGGRVHQATIEPVQPVVAR
- a CDS encoding aldo/keto reductase yields the protein MTEPGRREFLQVGAASVAAAALADSLHASQQNQQRNSGGIPLRPFGRTGEMVSAICLGGHACTNLKKMDEKQSLRLIQRAVDEGITFLDNAWDYHDGGAEERMGKALAQGNIRKKTFLMTKVCGRTAKEAQSNLEDSLRRLQTDHIDLWQFHEIVYDNDPDWVFADDGAIQAGLKAVKEGKVRYLGFTGHKDPSIHLKMLAKPYEWSAVQMPLNVMDVHYRSFQKQVLPVLNERGIASLGMKSLGGNGSIVTKAGVPVGDALRYVLSLPITTLVSGIDSEAVLDQNLKIVREFQPLSVAEREAIEQRTIKLAGDGRYELFKSSKAFDGPVHRKQHGFDVALPS
- the ligD gene encoding non-homologous end-joining DNA ligase, which codes for MGLREYRRKRDFSRTAEPRGGRGAKHKAPIFVVQKHDASHLHYDFRLELDGVLKSWAVPKGPDTDPAVKRLAMHVEDHPLEYGNFEGIIPEGEYGGGTVMLWDRGTWEPVEDDARKAYREGRLKFILHGEKLQGAWMLVRRGGRPSGADERTWFLFKERDKFAGGKTPITDREPLSVKTNRTLEEIASDADRVWGPGGEKRSTKKSAVERRNTSVQRPTATTARAQIPRRSNSRLRKSEDATTTGDVVAGVKLSHPDKVFYPEQSYTKRDLADYYEQIADWMLPHVFGRPLALLRCPAGCEKPCFFQKHPGTGAPKHLPQVDVSESSRPEYNLVIKDTAGLIELVQLNVLETHIWGSTAKKLERPDRLIFDLDPDPKVEWPDVIDAARAVRLVLEELGLQTFLKTTGGKGLHIVVPIAARTDWDDAKAFSKAVADFIVRAAPDRFIATMSKSARRGKVFIDYLRNGRGATAVAAYSTRARPGAPVSMPIAWDELSPQLRSDQFTIENARARLAKLKRDPWEEMPKVRQSITKTMLTRLVE